A single window of Flavobacterium sp. 140616W15 DNA harbors:
- a CDS encoding DUF4139 domain-containing protein, with protein MIKNIVTSALLLIGTIAFAQKPIFTTAKVKAATVYFNAAEISQTASATLPLGTSEIVIKNVAVDLNESSIQIGTPSTVTVLSVQFTNNYISEYEVDTKSPALKRVRDSIVLVQKELQKVNNTINSETKTIQLLDKNQQISGVNSGLNVTELMKMVEYYKTKQLEIANTINAFSEKQQKLNETLQKLNNKLEVDTSKEEKTSSGKLIVQVMNEVAGAVPLDISYLTNNATWTPFYDLRAESVTSPINMMYKAQVIQNTGIDWKKVKLTLSSGYPNQNNQAPILSSWFLRNNNDVVQAGYASQRNKMNQLQGRIAEDNTLQEVVVTAPVTKRMVKSSVSNYTTVEENQLNVSFDIDIPYDILSNGKIHSVSLKEIKLPASYKYYAAPRVENEAFLLAEIADYSKYNLLRGEANIIFEGMYVGKTFIEPNQTSDTLNLSMGRDKKVSIKREKVADKSGTKFLSTKKEQTFTYDITVRNNKKEAVELLLKDQYPLSTNKEIEVELLQSDSAKVNAETGILTWQLQMKPNEIKKFRISYKVRYPKDQILNL; from the coding sequence ATGATAAAAAACATAGTAACATCCGCTTTATTATTGATTGGCACAATTGCATTTGCACAAAAGCCAATCTTTACAACAGCAAAAGTAAAAGCCGCAACGGTATATTTTAATGCTGCCGAAATTTCCCAAACAGCAAGCGCTACTCTTCCGTTAGGAACAAGCGAAATTGTAATAAAAAATGTAGCTGTAGACTTGAACGAAAGTTCGATTCAAATAGGAACTCCATCGACAGTAACAGTTCTTTCGGTTCAGTTTACTAATAATTATATTTCAGAATATGAAGTTGACACTAAATCTCCTGCGCTAAAAAGAGTAAGAGACAGCATTGTTTTGGTTCAGAAAGAACTTCAGAAAGTTAATAACACTATAAATTCTGAAACAAAAACGATTCAGCTTTTAGACAAAAACCAACAAATTTCGGGTGTGAATTCAGGTTTGAATGTAACTGAATTAATGAAGATGGTGGAGTATTATAAAACAAAGCAACTAGAAATTGCCAATACTATTAATGCCTTTTCTGAGAAACAACAAAAGCTTAATGAAACACTTCAAAAACTAAACAACAAACTTGAAGTTGATACTAGCAAAGAAGAAAAAACATCATCTGGAAAACTAATTGTTCAGGTTATGAATGAAGTTGCTGGAGCTGTGCCTTTGGATATATCGTACTTAACAAATAATGCTACCTGGACTCCGTTTTATGACTTACGTGCCGAAAGTGTTACTTCGCCTATTAATATGATGTATAAAGCACAAGTGATTCAAAATACGGGTATCGATTGGAAAAAAGTAAAACTTACTTTATCTAGTGGCTATCCTAACCAAAACAATCAAGCGCCAATATTGAGTTCTTGGTTTTTGAGAAATAATAATGATGTTGTTCAAGCGGGTTATGCTTCTCAAAGAAATAAAATGAATCAGTTACAGGGAAGAATTGCTGAAGATAATACATTACAAGAAGTAGTTGTCACAGCTCCAGTAACAAAAAGAATGGTAAAATCATCTGTTTCTAATTACACGACAGTAGAAGAAAACCAGCTTAACGTATCTTTTGATATTGATATCCCTTATGACATTTTATCTAACGGAAAAATTCATAGCGTATCTCTAAAAGAAATAAAGCTTCCTGCATCGTATAAATATTATGCGGCTCCAAGAGTAGAGAACGAGGCTTTCCTTCTTGCTGAAATTGCAGATTATAGCAAATACAATTTATTGAGAGGTGAAGCCAATATTATCTTTGAAGGTATGTATGTAGGGAAAACTTTTATCGAGCCAAACCAAACTAGTGATACATTAAACTTGAGCATGGGGCGTGACAAAAAAGTATCTATAAAACGTGAAAAAGTAGCCGACAAATCGGGAACTAAGTTTTTATCGACTAAAAAAGAACAAACTTTTACTTATGATATCACTGTAAGAAACAACAAAAAAGAAGCTGTTGAACTTTTGCTAAAAGACCAATATCCTTTGAGTACCAATAAAGAAATTGAAGTTGAATTATTACAAAGTGATAGCGCTAAAGTAAACGCAGAAACTGGAATCTTGACTTGGCAGTTACAAATGAAGCCTAATGAAATCAAGAAATTTAGAATTAGTTATAAAGTAAGATATCCAAAAGATCAGATATTAAATTTATAA
- a CDS encoding murein L,D-transpeptidase catalytic domain-containing protein has protein sequence MKKSIFFLIFIGVFCVSFKCIHKEESPQLSSSRSSSEEKLAGQINEIKKFVNTSSKYNTEVGFFIDMGIASGKKRFFIYDLKNNKLLNKGLVGHGSGSETGIPGKLKFSNVKNSLSTSLGKYSIGYSYEGTFGKAYKLYGLDKSNSNAFDRNIVLHKYWEVPFEEQKKPICNSQGCPMVNEKFYGVIEKIIDSSKKKIILVIYH, from the coding sequence ATGAAAAAGAGCATCTTCTTTTTGATTTTTATAGGAGTCTTTTGTGTTAGCTTTAAATGCATACATAAAGAAGAAAGCCCTCAATTGTCTAGTTCAAGATCTTCTTCAGAAGAGAAACTGGCAGGCCAGATAAACGAGATTAAAAAGTTTGTAAATACATCTTCAAAATACAATACCGAAGTTGGCTTTTTTATCGATATGGGAATTGCATCTGGCAAGAAACGGTTTTTTATATATGATTTAAAAAATAACAAACTACTTAACAAAGGCTTGGTTGGTCATGGTTCTGGCTCAGAAACTGGAATTCCAGGAAAGCTAAAATTTAGCAACGTAAAGAATTCGCTTTCTACCTCGTTAGGAAAATACTCAATTGGGTATTCGTATGAAGGCACTTTTGGCAAAGCCTACAAATTATATGGCTTGGACAAATCTAATAGTAATGCCTTTGATCGAAATATTGTCTTACATAAATATTGGGAAGTCCCATTTGAAGAACAAAAAAAACCTATTTGCAACAGTCAAGGATGCCCAATGGTTAATGAAAAATTTTATGGGGTAATTGAAAAAATAATTGACAGCTCTAAAAAGAAAATCATTCTTGTTATCTATCACTAA
- a CDS encoding NADP(H)-dependent aldo-keto reductase produces MKYTTIPNTDIKVSKINLGTMTFGQQNTEAEGHAQMDYALERGVNFFDTAEMYSIPASKETYGSTEKIIGTWFKKSGKREDVVLATKIAGPNDNFGYMREKIDFSPASLKYALDNSLQRLQTDYVDIYQLHWPERKTNCFGQRGLKIQDDAWEDNIHEVLQTMEGFIKEGKIKHVGLSNENPWGIMRFLEENKYNNLPRIKTIQNPYSLLNRLFENASVEVCMRENVGLLAYSPMAFGVLSGKFLSGEKHPNSRLNLFPQYTRYSSEQSTKAARMYQEIANKHGLNFAQMSLAFVNQQPFVTSTIIGATTMEQLKENIDSINITLSDEVIADINAVHAVIPDPAP; encoded by the coding sequence ATGAAATACACTACAATTCCCAATACAGATATTAAAGTAAGTAAAATAAACCTTGGTACGATGACTTTTGGTCAACAAAACACCGAAGCCGAAGGACATGCTCAAATGGATTATGCACTTGAACGAGGCGTTAATTTTTTTGATACTGCCGAGATGTATTCTATTCCTGCAAGCAAGGAAACTTACGGAAGTACAGAGAAAATTATAGGAACCTGGTTTAAAAAATCAGGAAAAAGAGAAGATGTTGTTTTAGCAACTAAAATTGCTGGACCAAATGATAACTTTGGTTATATGCGTGAGAAAATAGATTTTTCACCAGCAAGTTTAAAATATGCTTTAGATAATAGTTTGCAAAGATTACAAACAGATTATGTAGATATATATCAGCTGCATTGGCCAGAGCGTAAAACAAATTGTTTTGGACAACGCGGGCTTAAAATCCAAGATGATGCTTGGGAAGATAATATTCACGAAGTTTTACAAACAATGGAGGGTTTCATCAAAGAAGGGAAAATTAAACATGTAGGACTTTCTAATGAAAACCCTTGGGGAATTATGCGCTTTTTAGAAGAAAACAAATACAATAATTTGCCTCGTATTAAAACAATTCAGAATCCGTATTCTCTACTAAACCGCCTTTTTGAAAATGCTTCAGTTGAGGTTTGTATGCGTGAAAATGTTGGTTTATTGGCATATTCACCAATGGCTTTTGGGGTACTATCAGGTAAATTTTTATCTGGAGAAAAACATCCAAACTCTAGACTTAATTTGTTCCCACAATATACAAGATATAGCAGCGAGCAAAGCACTAAAGCTGCGCGTATGTATCAGGAAATTGCTAATAAACATGGTTTAAATTTTGCACAAATGTCGTTGGCTTTTGTTAATCAGCAACCATTTGTGACTAGTACTATTATCGGAGCAACTACAATGGAACAATTAAAAGAAAATATAGATTCTATTAATATTACGTTATCAGACGAAGTTATTGCCGATATCAATGCGGTTCACGCTGTAATTCCAGATCCGGCACCGTAA
- a CDS encoding OmpA family protein, whose protein sequence is MIKKVSIGLLILALTTSCVSKKIYNDLETKFADLKKENRSISDENAELLKAKNQLELDRDGLNKSLSATKAELEKQKADYAAAQNKLKVLQDSYNALEKNSDEALKNNMNKNRELLEQLEAKGKALAAEQARLDKTAKRLDELEAMIAAKEAAMKKLKETLSKALNGFEGKGLTVEQKNGKVYVSMENKLLFNSGSWSVGSEGKKAVVELGKVLGDNPDLSVLIEGHTDDDPYIGSGVITNNWDLSTKRATAIVAILSENSKINKQKLTAAGRGEFSPLVSNATPEGKAKNRRIEIILTPRLDEIADMLNSIN, encoded by the coding sequence ATGATTAAAAAAGTCTCCATCGGATTATTGATATTAGCGCTTACAACATCGTGTGTATCCAAAAAAATATACAATGATTTAGAAACTAAATTTGCCGATTTAAAAAAAGAAAACCGTTCAATCTCTGATGAAAACGCGGAATTGCTTAAAGCAAAAAATCAATTAGAGTTAGATCGTGACGGATTAAATAAAAGCCTTAGTGCTACCAAAGCAGAATTAGAAAAACAAAAAGCGGATTATGCTGCTGCACAAAACAAATTAAAAGTTTTACAAGACTCCTATAATGCACTAGAGAAAAATAGTGACGAAGCCTTAAAAAACAATATGAACAAGAATCGTGAGTTGCTAGAGCAACTTGAAGCCAAAGGAAAAGCATTGGCAGCAGAACAAGCACGTTTAGATAAAACAGCAAAACGATTAGACGAACTTGAAGCTATGATAGCTGCTAAAGAAGCTGCTATGAAAAAGTTAAAAGAAACGCTTTCGAAGGCATTAAATGGTTTTGAAGGTAAAGGATTAACTGTAGAGCAAAAGAACGGGAAGGTATATGTTTCTATGGAAAATAAATTACTTTTCAATTCAGGAAGTTGGTCAGTAGGTAGCGAAGGTAAAAAAGCGGTTGTGGAACTTGGAAAAGTATTAGGAGATAATCCAGATCTTTCGGTACTTATAGAAGGACATACTGATGATGATCCATATATAGGTTCAGGAGTAATTACAAATAACTGGGATCTATCAACAAAAAGAGCGACTGCAATTGTAGCTATTTTGAGTGAAAACAGTAAAATCAACAAACAAAAATTAACGGCAGCAGGTCGTGGAGAATTCTCTCCATTGGTAAGCAATGCAACTCCTGAAGGAAAAGCTAAAAACCGTAGAATCGAAATCATCTTAACGCCAAGATTAGATGAAATTGCAGATATGTTGAATAGCATTAATTAA
- a CDS encoding histidine kinase, producing the protein MRRLLAIFSLFLMLLLPVGVIAQDSLAKKKAVPISKMSKVSKELQKSLDVNDETQIGQNYERLANEFLNKGDNAKAEEYYKKALTSYTKQNLAEDKIRVTRSIAKVQENQKKFDSAIKNYESAGAIAESKNEEKINLNDANRLRTQASPMAQAGYVESNIELLKRDNKINEVAAAYVQKAENSLQQKNKIVAIESYTKALAYAKDKPEEVIKIKNEIAKVYASDNQFEKAIGINERLLAEAKKKQDYTTQIKQLQSLAKLYFKKEDPKKAVVSLKEAYGLASKNGNSTEAKKSLSALIQYYKTKGDDKESIALYEQFFANFDKLIESDTTLIDAKTFQVTEDKIRQLEKEKTLKDELITKKNTFNYFLLGSIVLLLLLFLFIVKALYSIKTKNKEIALQSLRREMNPHFIFNSLNSVNQFISENKELEANKYLTSYSNLMRNMMENSNKDFVTLDKEIEQLKKYLDLEHLRFQDKFDFKISVDDAFDTETVLIPNMIIQPHLENAIWHGLRYLDKKGFLSLNFEFEAGKVVVIIEDDGIGLTKSRELKTNNQKAHESRGLSNTKERISLLNELYKKNISFEIIEKGMPKTGTIVRIVFPLIDKI; encoded by the coding sequence ATGAGACGTTTATTAGCTATTTTTTCTTTATTCCTAATGTTGTTACTTCCTGTTGGAGTAATAGCACAGGATTCTCTTGCTAAGAAAAAAGCTGTGCCGATTTCTAAAATGAGCAAAGTATCCAAAGAATTACAAAAATCGTTGGATGTAAATGATGAGACACAAATAGGTCAGAATTACGAACGATTGGCCAATGAATTCCTTAATAAAGGAGATAATGCAAAAGCTGAAGAGTATTATAAAAAAGCATTAACTAGTTATACCAAACAAAATCTTGCCGAAGATAAAATACGAGTAACAAGAAGTATTGCAAAGGTACAAGAGAATCAAAAAAAGTTTGATTCGGCGATAAAAAACTATGAGAGCGCTGGAGCTATTGCTGAGAGTAAAAATGAAGAAAAGATAAATTTAAATGATGCCAATCGATTACGCACGCAAGCAAGTCCGATGGCACAAGCAGGATATGTAGAATCGAATATTGAGTTACTTAAAAGAGATAATAAAATTAATGAGGTTGCAGCCGCATACGTTCAAAAAGCAGAAAACTCTTTGCAGCAAAAAAACAAAATAGTTGCAATCGAGAGTTATACTAAGGCACTCGCTTACGCAAAAGATAAACCAGAAGAGGTTATTAAAATCAAAAATGAAATTGCCAAAGTATATGCTTCTGATAATCAATTTGAGAAAGCAATTGGTATAAACGAAAGACTTTTGGCAGAAGCCAAAAAGAAGCAAGATTATACTACCCAAATAAAGCAATTACAATCCTTAGCAAAACTTTATTTTAAAAAAGAAGACCCCAAGAAAGCAGTTGTATCACTTAAGGAAGCGTATGGCCTAGCATCTAAAAATGGAAATTCTACGGAAGCTAAAAAGAGCTTGTCTGCTTTAATTCAGTATTACAAAACCAAAGGAGATGACAAAGAAAGTATTGCTTTATATGAGCAGTTCTTTGCCAATTTTGATAAGTTAATTGAATCCGACACAACGCTTATCGATGCCAAAACATTTCAGGTAACCGAAGATAAAATCCGTCAGTTAGAAAAAGAAAAGACATTGAAGGACGAATTGATTACAAAGAAAAATACATTTAATTACTTTCTTCTAGGGTCAATAGTACTACTGTTATTATTGTTCTTGTTTATTGTGAAAGCATTATATTCGATAAAAACCAAAAACAAAGAAATTGCTTTACAGTCTTTGCGAAGAGAAATGAATCCACATTTTATTTTTAACAGCTTGAATAGCGTGAATCAATTTATTTCGGAAAACAAAGAATTAGAGGCCAATAAATACCTGACTTCTTATTCTAACCTGATGCGCAATATGATGGAGAATTCGAATAAGGATTTTGTCACATTAGATAAAGAAATTGAACAACTCAAAAAATATTTAGATTTAGAACATCTGAGGTTTCAGGATAAATTCGATTTTAAAATTAGTGTTGATGATGCTTTTGATACTGAAACAGTTCTAATTCCTAATATGATTATTCAGCCACATCTTGAAAATGCCATTTGGCATGGATTGCGTTATTTGGATAAGAAAGGATTTCTATCTCTTAATTTTGAGTTTGAAGCAGGGAAAGTTGTAGTGATTATAGAAGACGATGGGATTGGTTTAACCAAAAGCCGTGAACTTAAAACTAATAACCAAAAAGCACATGAATCCCGAGGATTAAGTAATACTAAGGAACGAATAAGTTTACTGAACGAATTGTATAAAAAGAATATTTCTTTTGAAATTATCGAAAAAGGAATGCCCAAGACAGGTACTATTGTTCGAATTGTTTTTCCATTAATAGATAAAATATGA
- a CDS encoding VWA domain-containing protein: MKTSILISALLATVFSFANSNHSNANLKKNTNIEKPITAEKTKIQVALLLDTSSSMDGLIDQAKSRLWNIVNTLTTLKYDGKTPDIEIALYEYGNDGLSKQSNYIRQIAPLSTDLDLISEKLFSLSTNGGNEYCGAVIQDATKQLKWAKDNHNMKLIYIAGNEEFNQGEINYKEAISNALKNDIYVNTIYCGDKTQGINELWKDGADYGKGKYFNIDSNQTVRYIVTPYDVEITKCNEKINKTYISYGSKGSEKKMNQEMQDKNAQKVSASNYAERAVSKSKAVYKNDSWDLVDKVKDDATAISKIKKKNYQQNSVINLLPN, translated from the coding sequence ATGAAAACATCAATCCTTATCTCAGCGCTTTTAGCAACTGTATTTTCTTTTGCAAATAGCAATCATAGTAATGCAAATCTTAAAAAGAATACTAATATTGAAAAACCGATAACTGCGGAAAAGACCAAAATACAAGTTGCATTATTACTAGACACCTCTAGTAGTATGGATGGATTAATTGATCAGGCAAAATCTAGGCTATGGAATATTGTAAATACTTTAACGACTTTAAAATATGATGGAAAAACACCCGATATCGAAATTGCTTTGTACGAATATGGCAATGATGGCTTATCTAAACAATCTAATTATATCCGACAAATAGCACCACTTTCTACAGATTTGGATTTGATTTCGGAAAAACTATTCTCTCTAAGTACCAATGGTGGTAACGAATATTGTGGAGCTGTGATTCAGGACGCAACCAAACAATTAAAATGGGCAAAGGACAACCACAATATGAAGCTTATTTATATTGCAGGAAACGAAGAATTTAATCAGGGCGAAATTAATTATAAAGAAGCTATTAGCAATGCCTTAAAGAATGACATTTATGTAAATACTATTTATTGTGGAGATAAAACTCAAGGCATAAATGAACTATGGAAAGATGGTGCCGATTATGGAAAAGGTAAATATTTTAATATCGATTCTAATCAAACAGTACGTTATATAGTAACCCCATATGATGTTGAAATTACAAAATGTAACGAAAAAATCAACAAAACGTACATAAGCTATGGTTCAAAGGGTTCTGAGAAAAAAATGAATCAGGAAATGCAAGATAAAAACGCTCAGAAAGTTTCTGCATCAAATTATGCCGAACGTGCTGTGAGTAAATCAAAAGCCGTTTATAAAAACGACAGTTGGGACTTAGTCGATAAAGTAAAAGATGATGCTACGGCTATTTCGAAAATAAAAAAGAAGAATTACCAACAGAACTCCGTAATAAATCTACTGCCGAATTAA
- a CDS encoding lysophospholipid acyltransferase family protein, which produces MGLVTAKEVAKAINVDKYGVLGTFSGWVLMKVLKISTLNKVYDRNKHLEDVAFLNGVLDDLQIKFEIPEEDLKRLPKDGAYITISNHPLGGIDGILLLKLMLEREPNFKIIANFLLHRIVPLKKYIMPVNPFENHKDAKSSVVGIKETFRHLSDGKPLGIFPAGEVSTYKDGKLVVDKPWEEGAIKLIRKAKVPVVPIYFHAKNSKLFYWLSKIDDTLRTAKLPSELLTQKDRVIKVRVGKPISVNEQNEIQSFEEYSEFLRKKTYMLANPFEKEHKLLDTANLKIPRSPKEIVTPANENKINAEVEALRSTDCRLLQSKNYEVFFASAKNIPNILHEIGRLREITFREVGEGTNEPIDIDKYDQYYHHMFLWDDDAKKISGAYRMGLGSEIYPKYGMDGFYLNDLFRFEPELHDMMHKSIEMGRAFIIKEYQQKPMPLFLLWKGIIHTTLRYPEHKYLLGGVSISNQFSDFSKSLMIEFMKSNYYDPYIAQYIHPKKAYKVKLKDADKDFIFDEAESDLNKFDKIIDELEPGNLRLPVLIKKYIKQNARVVAFNVDPLFNNAIDGLMYIRIADIPESTMKPVIEEFQIELERKLAEKDD; this is translated from the coding sequence ATGGGTTTAGTTACCGCGAAAGAAGTTGCCAAGGCAATAAATGTTGACAAGTATGGGGTTCTAGGTACTTTCTCTGGCTGGGTCCTTATGAAGGTACTAAAGATATCTACCTTGAATAAGGTTTACGATAGAAACAAACATCTAGAAGATGTTGCTTTCTTGAATGGGGTTTTGGATGATTTACAAATCAAATTCGAGATTCCTGAAGAAGATTTAAAACGATTACCAAAAGATGGTGCTTATATTACTATTTCGAACCATCCGTTAGGTGGTATCGATGGCATTTTATTGCTAAAATTAATGCTTGAAAGAGAGCCTAATTTTAAAATCATTGCCAATTTCCTATTACACCGTATCGTTCCTCTTAAAAAGTATATCATGCCTGTAAATCCTTTTGAAAATCATAAGGATGCTAAATCAAGTGTGGTAGGAATTAAAGAAACATTTCGTCATTTAAGTGATGGAAAACCTTTGGGTATTTTTCCTGCAGGTGAAGTTTCTACTTATAAAGATGGAAAACTAGTCGTGGATAAACCTTGGGAAGAAGGTGCGATTAAATTAATCCGAAAAGCCAAAGTTCCTGTTGTTCCTATTTATTTTCATGCCAAAAACAGTAAATTATTCTATTGGCTATCTAAAATAGATGACACTTTACGTACAGCAAAATTACCTTCGGAATTGCTTACTCAAAAAGATCGTGTAATTAAAGTACGTGTTGGGAAGCCTATTTCGGTTAACGAACAAAACGAAATTCAATCTTTTGAAGAATACTCTGAGTTTTTAAGAAAGAAAACTTATATGTTGGCAAATCCTTTTGAAAAGGAACATAAATTACTAGATACTGCTAACTTAAAAATTCCTAGAAGCCCTAAGGAAATTGTTACTCCAGCAAATGAGAACAAGATAAATGCCGAAGTTGAAGCTTTAAGAAGTACTGATTGCAGATTATTACAAAGTAAAAATTATGAAGTGTTTTTTGCTTCCGCCAAAAACATTCCGAATATATTACATGAAATTGGTCGCTTACGCGAAATTACTTTCCGTGAAGTTGGTGAAGGAACAAATGAGCCTATCGATATTGATAAATATGATCAATATTACCACCATATGTTTTTATGGGATGATGATGCCAAAAAAATATCTGGAGCTTACCGCATGGGACTAGGTTCTGAGATTTACCCTAAATACGGAATGGATGGTTTTTATCTAAATGACCTTTTTAGATTTGAACCTGAACTTCATGATATGATGCATAAGTCTATCGAAATGGGGCGTGCATTTATCATTAAAGAATACCAACAAAAACCAATGCCTCTTTTCTTATTATGGAAAGGAATCATTCATACAACATTACGTTATCCAGAGCACAAATATTTACTGGGTGGTGTAAGTATAAGCAATCAATTCTCTGATTTCTCAAAATCGTTGATGATTGAATTTATGAAATCAAATTATTACGATCCTTATATTGCTCAATACATTCATCCTAAAAAAGCATATAAAGTAAAACTAAAAGATGCTGATAAAGACTTTATTTTTGATGAAGCAGAATCAGATCTTAATAAGTTTGATAAAATCATCGACGAATTAGAACCAGGAAACTTACGTTTGCCTGTTCTAATTAAAAAATACATCAAGCAAAATGCACGAGTTGTAGCTTTTAATGTTGATCCATTATTCAACAATGCTATCGACGGTTTAATGTACATTCGTATTGCCGACATTCCTGAAAGCACTATGAAACCAGTAATCGAAGAATTCCAAATAGAACTAGAAAGAAAGCTAGCTGAGAAAGACGATTAA
- a CDS encoding DUF4234 domain-containing protein, which translates to MELEKTSNNFNDPIPVFKVDPIMVLLFGILTCGLYLIYWNIKVAEVFNAVSGKEVISQPVAIFAGCCMPVNIYFYYLAGKDALPKVYEKTGELQKDQSTLLILLGLFFPIAAAMIVQGDINRLYK; encoded by the coding sequence ATGGAATTAGAAAAAACATCAAATAATTTTAATGATCCAATCCCAGTATTTAAAGTTGATCCAATTATGGTATTACTTTTTGGAATTTTAACTTGTGGATTGTATTTAATTTACTGGAATATAAAAGTAGCAGAAGTTTTTAATGCTGTTTCAGGGAAAGAGGTTATATCACAACCTGTTGCGATTTTTGCAGGATGTTGTATGCCAGTTAATATTTATTTTTATTATCTAGCAGGAAAAGATGCATTACCTAAGGTTTATGAAAAAACAGGAGAACTTCAAAAAGACCAATCGACTTTATTAATTCTTTTAGGGTTGTTTTTCCCTATTGCAGCAGCAATGATTGTACAAGGTGATATCAACAGACTATACAAATAA
- a CDS encoding DUF2752 domain-containing protein: MLTGFPCPGCGITKSLVYFYQGDLYKSITYHILGPFVIAFCWVTIIVLITELITKKEYFTTLLYNKKLAYRLGIFLALYHFIRIIFFIKNNSFDDILHQSIWF, translated from the coding sequence ATGCTCACAGGTTTTCCTTGTCCCGGATGCGGAATTACTAAATCATTAGTTTATTTTTATCAGGGAGATTTATATAAGTCAATTACTTACCATATTTTGGGTCCTTTTGTGATTGCCTTTTGTTGGGTGACTATTATCGTATTGATAACCGAATTAATTACAAAAAAAGAATATTTCACTACGCTTTTATATAATAAAAAGCTAGCTTATAGATTGGGTATTTTTCTAGCACTTTATCATTTTATAAGAATTATTTTTTTCATAAAAAACAATTCTTTCGATGATATTTTGCATCAATCAATTTGGTTTTAA
- a CDS encoding exodeoxyribonuclease III, protein MKIISYNVNGIRAAISKGFIDWLQQANPDVICLQEIKATEDQIPVEDITKAGYPYQYYYPATKKGYSGVAILSKIKPNNVVYGTGIQHMDFEGRNLRVDFDSCSVMSLYLPSGTNIQRLDHKFMFMDDFQTYINELRKTIPNLIICGDYNICHEAIDIHDPVRNKTVSGFLPAERAWLDGFMKTGFIDSFRHFNKEPHNYSWWSYRAGARGNNKGWRIDYNLVSDTLQDKLKRAVILPDAVHSDHCPVLVEIED, encoded by the coding sequence ATGAAAATTATTTCTTATAACGTAAACGGAATTCGTGCTGCAATTTCAAAAGGATTTATCGATTGGTTGCAACAAGCAAACCCGGATGTTATTTGTCTTCAGGAGATTAAAGCCACAGAAGATCAAATTCCTGTAGAGGATATTACCAAAGCAGGTTACCCATATCAGTATTATTATCCAGCTACAAAAAAGGGATATAGCGGTGTAGCGATTCTTTCAAAAATAAAACCGAATAACGTAGTATACGGAACTGGAATTCAACACATGGATTTTGAGGGAAGAAACCTTCGAGTAGATTTTGATAGCTGTTCGGTAATGAGTTTATATCTTCCATCGGGAACAAATATTCAGCGATTGGATCATAAATTTATGTTCATGGATGACTTCCAGACTTATATCAATGAGCTTCGAAAAACAATACCTAATCTTATCATTTGCGGAGACTATAATATTTGTCACGAAGCAATAGATATTCATGATCCAGTACGTAATAAAACCGTTTCAGGATTTTTACCAGCCGAACGCGCTTGGTTAGACGGATTCATGAAAACTGGATTTATAGATAGTTTCCGCCATTTTAATAAAGAACCACACAATTATTCTTGGTGGAGTTACCGAGCTGGAGCAAGAGGAAATAACAAAGGATGGAGAATTGATTATAATTTAGTTAGCGACACTTTGCAGGACAAACTAAAACGCGCTGTTATATTACCAGATGCAGTACATTCAGATCATTGCCCAGTTTTAGTCGAAATTGAAGATTAA